The following are from one region of the Salvia splendens isolate huo1 chromosome 2, SspV2, whole genome shotgun sequence genome:
- the LOC121779086 gene encoding uncharacterized protein LOC121779086, with protein sequence MSECYNNVLRGVRELPIRALVDLTFWRTVKWWAEKKTTIEHTEGELTPWARDRLAKNDSKGRKHYITVIDRDLGKYHVRTRGRIVQGVSKGNNVQIVRYLESSCSCGKWQMWRIPCSHACAVARDRGHVMIDLIDEKYYLGTWRSQYYSEVSFDAPRHEEYWVAPSWKLCITPQQLIPRTRGRVRRRRILNQMDVQEEDEPRAPRRCRNCGIEGHDRRNCSAGAVQ encoded by the coding sequence ATGTCGGAGTGCTACAATAACGTCTTGAGGGGTGTGAGAGAGTTGCCGATTAGAGCGTTGgttgatttgacattttggaGGACGGTAAAATGGTGGGCGGAGAAGAAGACAACAATAGAACACACCGAAGGTGAATTAACCCCATGGGCGAGGGACAGACTTGCTAAGAATGACTCAAAGGGGCGAAAACATTACATCACTGTCATTGACCGAGATCTAGGGAAGTACCATGTCCGAACTCGAGGAAGAATCGTACAAGGAGTGTCAAAGGGCAACAATGTTCAAATAGTCAGGTATTTGGAATCGAGTTGCAGTTGTggtaagtggcagatgtggagaatcCCTTGTTCGCATGCTTGTGCGGTTGCTAGAGACAGAGGTCATGTTATGATTGACCTCATAGATGAGAAGTACTACCTAGGTACATGGAGATCACAGTACTATAGTGAAGTTTCATTTGATGCACCAAGACATGAAGAGTATTGGGTTGCACCTTCATGGAAATTGTGCATCACCCCTCAGCAGTTGATTCCTAGAACGCGTGGCCGAGTTAGAAGAAGGAGGATActtaatcaaatggatgtccaGGAGGAGGATGAACCGAGAGCTCCCCGTCGTTGCAGAAATTGCGGGATAGAGGGGCATGACCGAAGAAATTGCTCAGCCGGTGCCGTTCAGTAA